The following are from one region of the Desulfobacterales bacterium genome:
- the yedF gene encoding sulfurtransferase-like selenium metabolism protein YedF, which yields MKEIKAEGLPCPAPVLLTKEAIDKGEDYIKITVDNQAAKENVKRFLEAKQFEVSIQEHGKIFHLIGSRKNNEPSAEAITEKLISSAKKIVVMVSSNRIGHGDDELGAKLMISFLKTLKEMGHDLWKLIFVNNGVKLCVEDSDVLNTLKDLEHSKVDILVCGTCLNHFNLINKKQVGDTTNMLDIVTSMQLADKVIHI from the coding sequence ATGAAAGAAATAAAAGCAGAAGGTTTACCGTGCCCTGCTCCAGTTTTATTGACAAAAGAGGCTATTGATAAAGGAGAAGACTATATTAAAATAACCGTTGATAATCAAGCCGCAAAGGAAAATGTAAAAAGGTTTCTGGAAGCAAAGCAATTTGAAGTTTCAATTCAAGAGCATGGAAAAATATTTCATTTGATTGGTTCTCGGAAAAATAATGAACCTTCTGCTGAAGCTATTACAGAAAAACTAATATCGTCAGCTAAAAAAATTGTGGTTATGGTTTCTTCAAACCGTATTGGGCATGGAGATGACGAATTAGGAGCAAAACTTATGATTAGCTTTTTAAAAACCCTTAAAGAAATGGGGCATGATCTATGGAAATTAATTTTTGTGAATAATGGAGTTAAACTATGTGTTGAAGATTCTGATGTATTGAATACGTTAAAAGATTTGGAGCATAGCAAAGTTGATATTTTAGTTTGCGGAACTTGTTTGAATCATTTTAATCTTATTAATAAAAAGCAAGTCGGTGACACTACTAATATGCTTGATAT